One window of the Leucobacter komagatae genome contains the following:
- a CDS encoding spermidine/putrescine ABC transporter substrate-binding protein, with amino-acid sequence MNLVGVIDERVGGAVDAWLAWVPKWEPAGYRARSRICRRCTGSPVLIASGIPEGTPHQVTHALVSRIQRIVDRLVDEYTAEHLPMLHAELGGADLWRVGGYDPAAGLDPEYDGLDPDPEPTEASQPFLFTMAGLAAEVQPEPPLPRPPLSAEEKEQLRREINLADLRAADVGNEVCFSLMAHRPRIEAAIDRFVEPQVRAVLDELSRHLEPPM; translated from the coding sequence GTGAACCTGGTGGGCGTGATCGACGAGCGGGTGGGCGGCGCGGTTGACGCGTGGCTCGCGTGGGTGCCAAAGTGGGAGCCCGCGGGCTACCGGGCGCGGAGCAGGATCTGCCGCCGGTGCACCGGTTCGCCCGTGTTGATCGCGTCGGGCATCCCTGAGGGGACGCCGCACCAGGTGACGCACGCGCTCGTCTCGCGGATCCAGCGAATCGTCGACAGGCTCGTTGACGAGTACACGGCGGAGCACCTGCCGATGCTGCACGCCGAGCTCGGGGGCGCTGACCTGTGGCGGGTGGGCGGCTACGACCCGGCGGCCGGGCTCGACCCTGAGTATGACGGCCTCGACCCAGACCCCGAGCCCACCGAGGCGAGTCAGCCTTTCCTGTTCACCATGGCGGGCCTCGCTGCCGAGGTGCAGCCTGAACCCCCTCTTCCGCGGCCCCCGCTGAGCGCGGAGGAGAAAGAGCAGCTGCGTCGCGAGATCAACCTTGCCGACCTCCGCGCAGCCGACGTCGGCAACGAGGTGTGCTTTTCGTTGATGGCGCACCGCCCCCGGATCGAGGCTGCGATCGACAGGTTCGTTGAGCCCCAGGTGCGAGCTGTGCTCGACGAGCTGTCGCGCCACCTTGAACCGCCCATGTAG
- the rpsG gene encoding 30S ribosomal protein S7, which produces MPRKGPAPKRPVVADPVYGAPIVSQLVNKILVDGKKGLAERIVYNALEVVAEKSGQDAVVVLKKALDNVRPTLEVRSRRVGGSTYQVPVEVKPHRANTLALRWLTSYAKARRENSMTDRLTNEILDASNGLGAAVKRREDTHKMAESNRAFAHYRW; this is translated from the coding sequence ATGCCCCGTAAAGGACCTGCTCCCAAGCGTCCCGTAGTCGCCGATCCGGTTTACGGTGCACCCATCGTCAGCCAGCTCGTCAACAAGATTCTTGTTGACGGCAAGAAGGGCCTCGCAGAGCGCATTGTGTACAACGCGCTCGAGGTCGTCGCTGAGAAGAGCGGCCAGGATGCCGTGGTCGTACTCAAGAAGGCGCTCGACAACGTGCGCCCCACCCTTGAGGTACGTTCGCGTCGTGTTGGCGGCTCGACCTACCAGGTGCCCGTAGAGGTTAAGCCGCACCGTGCGAACACCCTCGCACTGCGTTGGCTGACCAGCTACGCAAAGGCCCGTCGCGAGAACTCGATGACGGATCGCCTGACCAACGAGATCCTCGACGCTTCGAACGGCCTTGGCGCCGCTGTGAAGCGCCGCGAGGACACGCACAAGATGGCAGAGTCGAACCGCGCGTTCGCTCACTACCGCTGGTAG
- the tuf gene encoding elongation factor Tu: MAKAKFERTKPHVNIGTIGHVDHGKTTLTAAISKTLADKYPSDTNVQRDFATIDSAPEERQRGITINISHVEYETPKRHYAHVDAPGHADYIKNMITGAAQMDGAILVVAATDGMMAQTKEHILLAKQVGVPYLLVALNKCDQVDDEEILELVEMEVREELSKQGYPGDDVPVVRVSGYQALQGEEKWVNSVLELMEAVDENVPDPVRDRDKPFLMPVEDVFTITGRGTVVTGRAERGTLKINSEIEIVGLRPTQKTTVTGIEMFHKQLDEAWAGENCGLLLRGTKREDVERGQVIVEPGSITPHTNFEGTAYILKKEEGGRHNPFETNYRPQFYFRTTDVTGVITLPEDKPMVMPGDTTDMTVELIQPIAMEEGLGFAIREGGRTVGAGTVTKVIA; encoded by the coding sequence GTGGCGAAGGCCAAGTTCGAGCGGACCAAGCCGCACGTAAACATCGGAACGATCGGTCACGTTGACCACGGTAAGACCACCCTTACCGCAGCAATCTCGAAGACGCTCGCCGACAAGTACCCGTCGGACACGAACGTCCAGCGTGACTTCGCAACGATTGACTCCGCTCCCGAGGAGCGCCAGCGCGGCATTACCATCAACATCTCGCACGTTGAGTACGAGACCCCGAAGCGTCACTACGCTCACGTTGATGCACCCGGCCACGCCGACTACATCAAGAACATGATCACCGGTGCTGCTCAGATGGACGGCGCGATCCTCGTGGTTGCTGCTACTGACGGCATGATGGCCCAGACCAAGGAGCACATCCTCCTTGCGAAGCAGGTCGGCGTTCCTTACCTCCTCGTCGCGCTCAACAAGTGCGACCAGGTCGACGACGAGGAAATCCTCGAGCTCGTCGAGATGGAGGTCCGCGAGGAGCTCTCGAAGCAGGGTTACCCGGGAGACGACGTCCCCGTCGTCCGCGTTTCGGGCTACCAGGCACTCCAGGGCGAAGAGAAGTGGGTTAACTCCGTTCTCGAGCTCATGGAAGCAGTCGACGAGAACGTTCCCGACCCCGTACGTGACCGTGACAAGCCGTTCCTCATGCCTGTTGAGGACGTCTTCACGATCACCGGCCGTGGCACCGTTGTTACGGGTCGCGCCGAGCGTGGCACGCTGAAGATCAACTCGGAAATCGAGATCGTTGGTCTGCGCCCGACGCAGAAGACCACCGTGACCGGTATCGAGATGTTCCACAAGCAGCTCGACGAGGCATGGGCAGGCGAGAACTGTGGCCTCCTGCTTCGCGGCACCAAGCGCGAGGACGTTGAGCGCGGTCAGGTTATCGTCGAGCCCGGCTCGATCACCCCGCACACCAACTTCGAGGGCACTGCCTACATCCTCAAGAAGGAAGAGGGCGGCCGCCACAACCCGTTCGAGACGAACTACCGTCCGCAGTTCTACTTCCGTACGACTGACGTGACCGGTGTTATCACGCTGCCCGAGGACAAGCCGATGGTTATGCCCGGCGACACCACCGACATGACGGTCGAGCTCATCCAGCCGATCGCTATGGAAGAGGGCCTCGGCTTCGCTATCCGTGAGGGTGGCCGCACCGTTGGCGCCGGCACCGTGACCAAGGTTATTGCCTAA
- the fusA gene encoding elongation factor G, producing the protein MAQDVLTDLSKVRNIGIMAHIDAGKTTTTERILFYTGVNHKLGETHDGGATTDWMEQEKERGITITSAAVTCFWNKNQINIIDTPGHVDFTVEVERSLRVLDGAVAVFDGKEGVEPQSETVWRQADKYGVPRICFVNKMDKMGADFYFTVDTIVNRLGAKPLVMQLPIGAESDFIGVVDLLSMKAFVWEGDSKGDVTLGANYETQEIPADLVEKAKEYREKLVETVAETDDALLEKFFGGEEISVDEIKAGIRKLVVNNEIYPVYCGSAFKNRGIQPMLDAVVDFLPNPLDVGAIEAHDPRDESIVIERLPQADQPFSALAFKVAVHPFFGRLTYVRVYSGKVESGAQVVNSTKGKKERIGKIFQMHANKENPVDDLTAGNIYAVIGLKDTTTGDTLSDPNNQVVLESMTFPEPVIEVAIEPKTKGDQEKLGTAIQKLAEEDPTFRVSLNAETGQTVIAGMGELHLDILVDRMKREFKVEANVGKPQVAYRETIRKTVAKYDYTHKKQTGGSGQFAKVQISLAPLEVESDKIYEFEDKVTGGRVPREYIPSVDAGIQDAMQYGILAGFPVVGVKAQLLDGQYHDVDSSEMAFKIAGSMAFKEAARQAQPVLLEPMMAVEVRTPEEYMGDVIGDLNSRRGQIQSMEDASGVKVVRALVPLSEMFGYIGDLRSKTSGRAVFSMTFDSYAEVPKAVADEIVQKAKGE; encoded by the coding sequence GTGGCACAAGACGTGCTCACCGACCTGAGCAAGGTCCGTAACATCGGCATCATGGCCCACATCGATGCCGGCAAGACCACCACCACCGAGCGCATCCTGTTTTACACGGGTGTGAACCACAAGCTGGGCGAGACCCACGACGGTGGCGCGACGACTGACTGGATGGAGCAGGAGAAGGAGCGCGGCATCACGATCACGTCGGCCGCCGTGACCTGCTTCTGGAACAAGAACCAGATCAACATCATCGACACCCCCGGCCACGTTGACTTCACCGTCGAGGTGGAGCGTTCGCTCCGCGTTCTCGACGGCGCTGTCGCAGTGTTCGACGGCAAGGAGGGCGTTGAGCCCCAGTCGGAGACCGTCTGGCGTCAGGCTGACAAGTACGGCGTTCCGCGCATCTGCTTCGTCAACAAGATGGACAAGATGGGCGCCGACTTCTACTTCACCGTAGACACCATCGTCAACCGCCTGGGCGCAAAGCCGCTCGTCATGCAGCTTCCGATCGGTGCCGAGTCTGACTTCATCGGCGTCGTCGACCTGCTCTCGATGAAGGCATTCGTCTGGGAGGGCGACTCGAAGGGTGACGTTACCCTCGGGGCGAACTACGAGACCCAGGAGATCCCCGCTGACCTCGTCGAGAAGGCGAAGGAATACCGCGAGAAGCTCGTCGAGACCGTCGCCGAGACCGACGACGCGCTCCTCGAGAAGTTCTTCGGTGGCGAAGAGATCAGCGTTGACGAGATCAAGGCTGGCATCCGCAAGCTCGTCGTCAACAACGAGATCTACCCGGTCTACTGCGGCTCGGCATTCAAGAACCGCGGCATCCAGCCGATGCTCGACGCGGTTGTTGACTTCCTCCCGAACCCGCTCGACGTTGGCGCTATCGAGGCGCACGACCCGCGCGACGAGTCGATCGTTATCGAGCGTCTCCCGCAGGCCGATCAGCCGTTCTCGGCTCTCGCCTTCAAGGTTGCAGTGCACCCGTTCTTCGGCCGCCTCACCTACGTCCGCGTCTACTCGGGCAAGGTCGAGTCGGGCGCCCAGGTCGTGAACTCGACCAAGGGCAAGAAGGAGCGCATCGGAAAGATCTTCCAGATGCACGCCAACAAGGAGAACCCGGTCGACGACCTTACCGCGGGCAACATCTACGCGGTCATCGGTCTCAAGGACACCACCACGGGCGACACCCTCTCGGATCCGAACAACCAGGTTGTTCTCGAGTCGATGACCTTCCCCGAGCCCGTTATCGAGGTTGCGATCGAGCCGAAGACCAAGGGCGACCAGGAGAAGCTCGGCACCGCGATCCAGAAGCTCGCTGAAGAGGATCCCACGTTCCGCGTGAGCCTCAACGCCGAGACCGGCCAGACCGTTATCGCGGGCATGGGCGAGCTCCACCTCGACATCCTTGTCGACCGCATGAAGCGCGAGTTCAAGGTCGAGGCGAACGTCGGCAAGCCGCAGGTTGCGTACCGCGAGACGATCCGCAAGACCGTCGCGAAGTACGACTACACCCACAAGAAGCAGACCGGTGGTTCCGGTCAGTTCGCAAAGGTGCAGATCTCGCTCGCGCCGCTCGAGGTCGAGTCGGACAAGATCTACGAGTTCGAGGACAAGGTCACCGGTGGCCGCGTTCCTCGCGAGTACATCCCGTCGGTCGACGCTGGTATCCAGGATGCAATGCAGTACGGCATCCTCGCTGGCTTCCCCGTTGTTGGCGTCAAGGCTCAGCTCCTCGATGGCCAGTACCACGATGTTGACTCGTCTGAGATGGCGTTCAAGATCGCCGGCTCGATGGCCTTCAAGGAGGCCGCACGCCAGGCTCAGCCTGTGCTGCTCGAGCCGATGATGGCCGTTGAGGTTCGTACTCCCGAGGAGTACATGGGCGACGTGATCGGCGACCTCAACTCCCGTCGTGGCCAGATCCAGTCGATGGAAGACGCGAGCGGCGTGAAGGTCGTTCGTGCGCTGGTTCCGCTTTCCGAGATGTTCGGGTACATTGGTGACCTCCGGTCGAAGACCAGCGGTCGTGCAGTGTTCTCGATGACCTTCGACTCCTATGCTGAGGTGCCGAAGGCTGTGGCCGATGAGATCGTTCAGAAGGCTAAGGGCGAGTAA
- a CDS encoding polysaccharide biosynthesis protein, producing the protein MRKPASGRFAHFVETYGGLYLLDVMAWAIGIIIALVLRFDFAFTRIHWGWTLAVIGVAAALQLLFGWVFWVYRSRYQIGSFDEVRAVVFNVTAVTAVTWVFAFLVGYGNGIPRSTLVIAAPITFSVMGVARYMIRILTERSLKPAKAERVLLYGAGYLGIQTAKRLLTDAKSEYLPVGFLDDDPAKSNQEVRGVKVLGGIQDLGRLVRSTGATSLLVCIGDADAGMLRRLDTEADKLGVNVMVLPPLNQILDNSASISSVRELSIEDIIGRHPVRLSTESIAEYLQGKRVLVTGAGGSIGSELCRQLVNFAPKELIMLDRDETALQEVQISIAGHGLLDTNDVVLADIRDSDSLREIFVERQPEVVFHAAALKHLPMLEQYPDEAWKTNVVGTLNVLNAARAVNVGTFVNISTDKAANPTSVLGHSKRVAEKLTGWMAEQTGNRYLSVRFGNVIGSRGSMLPTFRNLIEKGGPITVTHPEATRFFMTIPEASQLVIQAGGIGRPGEVLILDMGEPVRILDVAKRMIAQSGKDIEIVYTGLRHGEKLHEVLTGDGEGNERPFHPKISHAHIGVISPDILDHDGWVARLNLTDAAEGRVQ; encoded by the coding sequence GTGCGGAAGCCTGCGAGTGGTCGGTTTGCACACTTCGTTGAGACCTACGGTGGCCTGTACCTGCTGGACGTGATGGCTTGGGCCATCGGCATCATCATCGCGCTCGTGCTGCGATTCGATTTCGCCTTCACGCGCATCCACTGGGGGTGGACGCTCGCGGTCATCGGTGTCGCCGCCGCGCTGCAGCTGCTCTTCGGCTGGGTCTTCTGGGTGTACCGCAGCCGCTACCAAATCGGCAGCTTCGACGAGGTGCGCGCGGTCGTCTTCAACGTCACCGCGGTGACGGCAGTGACCTGGGTCTTCGCCTTTCTCGTCGGGTACGGCAACGGCATCCCCCGCAGCACGCTCGTGATCGCTGCGCCCATTACGTTCTCCGTGATGGGGGTCGCTCGCTACATGATCCGTATCCTCACGGAACGCAGCCTGAAGCCAGCGAAGGCCGAGCGAGTGCTGCTCTACGGAGCGGGCTACCTCGGCATTCAGACCGCGAAGCGCCTGCTGACGGACGCGAAGTCCGAATACCTCCCCGTCGGCTTCCTCGATGACGACCCGGCGAAAAGCAATCAGGAGGTGCGCGGCGTCAAGGTGCTCGGTGGGATTCAGGATCTCGGGCGTTTGGTGCGGTCCACGGGTGCGACCTCGCTGCTCGTGTGCATCGGCGACGCTGACGCGGGCATGCTGCGTCGCCTTGACACCGAGGCCGACAAGCTCGGCGTCAACGTGATGGTGCTGCCGCCGCTGAACCAGATTCTCGACAACTCCGCCTCCATCTCGAGCGTCCGTGAGCTCTCCATTGAGGACATCATTGGGCGCCACCCCGTGCGGCTGAGCACCGAGTCGATCGCCGAGTACCTACAGGGCAAGCGCGTGCTCGTCACCGGAGCGGGTGGATCGATTGGGTCTGAGCTCTGCAGGCAGCTCGTGAACTTCGCGCCGAAAGAGCTCATCATGCTCGACCGCGATGAGACGGCGCTGCAGGAGGTGCAGATTTCCATCGCGGGGCACGGCCTGCTCGACACGAATGATGTCGTGCTCGCCGACATCCGCGACTCCGACTCGCTCCGCGAGATCTTCGTCGAGCGCCAGCCCGAGGTGGTGTTCCACGCGGCGGCGCTGAAGCACCTCCCGATGCTTGAGCAGTACCCCGATGAGGCTTGGAAGACGAACGTCGTCGGCACCTTGAACGTGCTCAACGCGGCGCGTGCCGTAAACGTCGGCACGTTCGTGAACATCTCGACCGACAAAGCCGCGAACCCGACGAGCGTGCTCGGTCACTCGAAGCGCGTCGCCGAGAAACTCACGGGGTGGATGGCTGAGCAGACGGGCAACCGGTATCTCTCGGTGCGATTCGGCAATGTCATCGGCAGCAGGGGATCCATGCTCCCGACCTTCCGTAACCTCATCGAGAAGGGCGGGCCGATCACGGTGACGCACCCGGAGGCCACGCGCTTCTTCATGACGATCCCGGAGGCCTCGCAGCTCGTGATCCAGGCGGGCGGAATCGGCCGCCCGGGGGAGGTGCTGATCCTCGACATGGGGGAGCCGGTGCGCATTCTTGACGTCGCGAAGCGGATGATCGCGCAATCGGGCAAGGACATCGAGATCGTCTACACGGGGCTCCGCCACGGCGAGAAGCTACACGAGGTGCTGACGGGAGACGGTGAGGGCAACGAACGGCCCTTCCACCCGAAGATCTCACACGCCCACATCGGGGTCATCAGCCCCGACATTCTTGACCACGACGGCTGGGTCGCGAGGCTCAACCTCACCGACGCTGCAGAGGGGCGCGTGCAATGA
- the rpsL gene encoding 30S ribosomal protein S12, whose amino-acid sequence MPTIQQLVRKGRTPKVTKTKAPALKANPQQRGVCTRVYTTTPKKPNSAMRKVARVKLSNGTEVTAYIPGEGHNLQEHSMVLVRGGRVKDLPGVRYKIVRGALDTQAVKDRKQARSRYGAKKVK is encoded by the coding sequence GTGCCTACTATTCAGCAGCTGGTTCGCAAGGGGCGGACGCCGAAGGTCACTAAGACCAAGGCTCCCGCACTGAAGGCGAACCCACAGCAGCGCGGTGTGTGCACCCGTGTGTACACCACCACCCCCAAGAAGCCGAACTCGGCGATGCGTAAGGTCGCTCGTGTGAAGCTTTCGAACGGTACCGAGGTTACGGCCTACATCCCCGGTGAGGGCCACAACCTGCAGGAGCACTCGATGGTGCTCGTGCGCGGTGGTCGTGTGAAGGACCTCCCCGGTGTTCGTTACAAGATCGTGCGCGGCGCACTCGACACGCAGGCGGTCAAGGACCGCAAGCAAGCTCGTAGCCGCTACGGTGCAAAGAAGGTGAAGTAA